From the genome of Triticum aestivum cultivar Chinese Spring chromosome 3B, IWGSC CS RefSeq v2.1, whole genome shotgun sequence, one region includes:
- the LOC123070736 gene encoding uncharacterized protein, with translation MEGPFPLLVHDLGNRTDDCQTRFSISNQAVSTAAIHELKDYRCFESPQGWVLALEPASLHTFLWRPQDGQRISFPSPKQEFPRRCKCLLSDKPSSTSSCTVLVLDLDQPNLLVCRIGGSQWDSYNYELTMFLADDKPREIHMAKLKGIAAVGGKVYYTFTGHALGVVEFSPELSLTEFEVDMVELPDTMPFTSTYLVESCGDLFMVVVVFLGHNVHKIDKVDVYKMDFSRPEWCKVDRIGDRVFLLGGDSIGASNFGASCSASEHGLSSNCIYFLNNIAAEENYLHIFNLEKGTEEVQRPFRHKNGCLLPPPRPPMWLLPTDD, from the coding sequence ATGGAAGGCCCCTTCCCATTGCTTGTGCATGATCTTGGGAACCGTACAGATGACTGCCAGACGCGGTTCAGCATCTCCAACCAGGCCGTGAGCACCGCAGCCATCCATGAACTCAAGGACTACAGGTGCTTCGAGTCTCCACAGGGCTGGGTGCTCGCGCTGGAACCTGCTTCCCTGCACACGTTCCTGTGGCGTCCTCAGGACGGCCAGAGGATCAGCTTTCCATCCCCAAAACAAGAATTTCCCAGGAGGTGCAAGTGCCTGCTTTCCGACAAGCCTAGCTCGACATCGTCTTGCACTGTTCTGGTCCTCGATCTTGACCAGCCTAATCTGTTGGTGTGCCGAATCGGAGGAAGCCAATGGGACTCTTACAACTATGAGCTCACCATGTTCCTCGCAGATGACAAGCCCCGGGAGATACATATGGCCAAACTTAAAGGCATTGCTGCTGTTGGGGGCAAGGTCTACTACACGTTCACGGGACACGCCCTTGGAGTAGTGGAGTTCAGCCCTGAGCTCAGCCTCACTGAGTTTGAAGTTGATATGGTTGAACTGCCCGACACCATGCCGTTTACTTCAACTTACTTGGTTGAATCATGTGGTGACCTCTTTATGGTGGTCGTTGTCTTTCTTGGACACAACGTGCACAAAATCGACAAGGTCGACGTGTATAAGATGGATTTCTCGAGGCCGGAATGGTGCAAGGTGGACAGGATTGGTGATAGGGTGTTCCTCTTGGGTGGAGACAGCATCGGAGCTTCCAACTTTGGAGCATCATGTTCGGCCAGTGAACATGGTTTGTCTAGCAACTGTATCTACTTTCTGAACAACATCGCTGCCGAGGAGAATTACCTGCACATTTTCAACCTGGAGAAAGGGACTGAAGAAGTGCAACGTCCTTTTAGACACAAAAATGGTTGCCTGCTGCCACCGCCACGTCCACCGATGTGGCTGTTACCCACAGACGACTGA